The Geobacter sp. AOG2 genome includes a window with the following:
- the mutS gene encoding DNA mismatch repair protein MutS — protein sequence MAEQTPMMRQYLEIKSGYPDAILFFRMGDFYEMFLDDALIASRVLDIALTSRNKGSGDEIPFCGVPFHSASPYIAKLIESGRKVAICEQVEDPKQAKGIVRREVVKVVTPGLLIETESLSPDENNYLLALSAGAGGAWGCAWLDLSTGEFRVTELAGATAAAGEAACISPREVLLADNLEPDDLPADLRAFLGERIVSRAPGWVFERDYATSLLCNQFGAASAEALGLAAMPAGLMAAGAALYYLRENRKSAIPHIRDIKVYERTEHLALDPATRRNLEITATMAEGKKAGSLLGCLDRTATAMGARRLKQWLSYPLVGLEPIRQRLAAVEELLEAADLREELTAQLREIADLERLNGRIGMASASGRDLRALHDSLRRLPPLLERLAPLQAGLLQSLATAIDPLDDIRALVERGIVETPPFSLREGGIIAHGHNAELDELRVISSEGKGFIARLEAQEKARTGISTLKIRYNRVFGYSIEVTKSNLGSVPADYIRRQTLANAERFVTSELKNYEEKVLGAEERICDLEYSLFQEIREQVAAQAERICRTADGLAVLDVLISLATVAGERNYCKPRMDDTDVIDIKDGRHPVIEAMKLGERFVPNDTRLDADENQILMITGPNMAGKSTYMRQVALICLMAQAGSFVPATEARIGIADRIFTRVGAGDNLARGQSTFMLEMMEAANILRNAGPKSLIVMDEIGRGTSTFDGVSIAWAVAEYIHDTPGCRARTLFATHYHELTELATTRERIKNFTVAVREWNDQVIFLRTIIPGGASHSYGIQVARLAGMPADVIERAKEILRNLEHGEFEEGAPRLAKSKKSQPQAPSPQFSLFESTEDQLRLRLKKLNIATLTPLEALNLLDELKRMV from the coding sequence ATGGCAGAGCAGACCCCCATGATGCGGCAATACCTGGAGATCAAATCGGGATACCCCGACGCGATCCTCTTCTTCCGCATGGGGGACTTTTACGAGATGTTCCTGGACGACGCCCTGATCGCCTCCCGCGTCCTGGACATCGCGCTCACCTCCCGCAACAAGGGGAGCGGCGACGAGATTCCCTTTTGCGGCGTCCCCTTCCACTCCGCCTCGCCCTACATCGCCAAGTTGATCGAATCGGGCCGCAAGGTGGCCATCTGCGAGCAGGTGGAAGACCCGAAGCAGGCCAAGGGGATCGTGCGGCGCGAGGTGGTCAAGGTGGTCACGCCGGGACTTCTCATAGAGACCGAGAGCCTGTCGCCGGACGAGAACAACTATCTGCTCGCCCTGTCCGCCGGTGCGGGCGGCGCCTGGGGCTGCGCCTGGCTGGACCTGTCCACGGGGGAATTCCGGGTGACGGAGCTGGCGGGGGCAACGGCCGCAGCCGGCGAGGCGGCCTGCATCAGCCCCCGCGAGGTGCTGCTGGCCGACAACCTGGAACCGGACGACCTGCCCGCCGACCTGCGGGCCTTTCTGGGAGAGCGGATCGTCTCCCGCGCGCCCGGCTGGGTCTTCGAGCGGGACTATGCAACCTCACTCTTATGCAACCAGTTCGGCGCCGCATCGGCCGAGGCCCTGGGCCTGGCCGCCATGCCGGCGGGCCTCATGGCGGCCGGGGCCGCCCTGTACTACCTGCGGGAGAACCGCAAATCGGCCATCCCCCACATCCGGGACATCAAGGTCTACGAGCGGACCGAGCACCTGGCCCTGGACCCGGCCACCCGCCGCAACCTGGAGATCACCGCCACCATGGCCGAAGGGAAGAAGGCCGGATCGCTGTTGGGTTGCCTGGACCGGACCGCCACCGCCATGGGGGCACGGCGGCTCAAGCAGTGGCTCAGCTACCCCCTGGTGGGGTTGGAGCCGATCCGCCAGCGCCTGGCCGCGGTGGAGGAACTTCTGGAGGCCGCCGACTTGCGGGAAGAGTTGACGGCCCAGTTGCGTGAGATCGCCGACCTGGAGCGGTTGAACGGCCGCATCGGCATGGCCTCGGCCTCGGGGCGCGACCTGCGGGCCCTGCACGACTCCCTGCGCCGCCTCCCACCGCTCCTGGAACGTCTGGCCCCACTGCAGGCCGGGCTCCTGCAATCGCTGGCAACCGCCATCGACCCGCTGGACGACATCCGCGCCCTGGTGGAACGGGGCATCGTGGAGACGCCCCCCTTCTCCCTCCGGGAGGGCGGCATCATCGCGCACGGCCACAACGCCGAGCTGGACGAATTGCGGGTTATCAGCAGCGAGGGGAAGGGGTTCATCGCCCGCCTGGAGGCCCAGGAGAAGGCGCGCACCGGCATTTCCACCCTCAAGATCCGCTACAACCGGGTCTTCGGCTATTCCATCGAAGTGACCAAGAGCAACCTGGGCTCGGTGCCGGCCGACTACATCCGCCGCCAGACCCTGGCCAACGCCGAGCGCTTCGTGACCTCTGAGTTGAAGAACTACGAGGAAAAGGTGCTGGGGGCCGAGGAGCGCATCTGCGACCTGGAATACTCCCTGTTCCAAGAGATCCGCGAACAGGTGGCGGCCCAGGCCGAACGCATCTGTCGCACCGCCGACGGCCTGGCGGTGCTGGACGTACTCATCTCCCTGGCCACCGTGGCGGGGGAACGGAACTACTGCAAGCCCCGGATGGACGATACGGACGTCATCGACATCAAGGACGGCCGCCATCCGGTCATCGAGGCCATGAAGCTGGGCGAGCGCTTCGTCCCCAACGATACCCGCCTGGACGCCGACGAGAACCAGATCCTCATGATCACCGGCCCCAACATGGCCGGTAAATCCACCTACATGCGCCAGGTGGCCCTGATCTGCCTCATGGCCCAGGCCGGCAGCTTCGTCCCGGCCACCGAGGCCCGCATCGGCATCGCCGACCGGATCTTTACCCGCGTCGGCGCGGGGGACAACCTGGCCCGCGGCCAGTCCACCTTCATGCTGGAGATGATGGAGGCGGCCAACATTCTGCGCAACGCCGGTCCCAAGAGCCTGATCGTCATGGACGAGATCGGCCGGGGCACCTCCACCTTCGACGGGGTCTCCATCGCCTGGGCCGTGGCCGAGTATATCCACGACACCCCCGGCTGCCGGGCCCGCACCCTGTTCGCCACCCATTACCACGAGCTGACCGAACTGGCCACCACCAGGGAGCGGATCAAGAACTTCACCGTGGCGGTGCGGGAGTGGAACGACCAGGTCATCTTCCTGCGCACCATCATCCCCGGCGGCGCGTCCCACTCCTACGGCATCCAGGTGGCCCGACTGGCCGGCATGCCGGCGGACGTGATCGAGCGGGCCAAGGAGATCCTGCGCAACCTTGAGCACGGCGAGTTCGAGGAGGGCGCCCCGCGCCTGGCCAAGAGCAAGA